In Paracoccus sp. TOH, a single window of DNA contains:
- a CDS encoding peptidylprolyl isomerase: MRRILLGAAMAAMLAGNGVSPALAQGNPFQPLVYVNDSAVTRYELDQRVRFMQLLRAPESDPASAEKALIDDRLRLSAARQMGITPSDEQIDAGLAEFAGRANLGVEEFTGQLARAGVERQAFRDFISAGVVWREVVRQRVVPQVRVTDAEIEQELQKIIETPRTTHVALSELIIPAPPGEEARAMQIAESLVQNVRSEGDFAAAARRYSATPSAESGGRLPWTPLANLPPALQPIILSMKPGQISQPLTVQGAVVLFFLRDTRGTLRPGAREQVLDFVRFRLSSAEEANRIAAVSDSCADLFVHARGLPAEQIQRQTLPQGQIPTGEALRLAVLDDNESTVISYGGAVTLLMLCKREPALLAAETSPAAVPVTAGGAEGAEDGQAAAPDPDALPGRDEVRNMIFNRKVGQAAESYLAELRSNAIIRRP, translated from the coding sequence ATGCGGCGAATTCTTCTGGGGGCGGCGATGGCCGCGATGCTGGCCGGGAACGGGGTTTCCCCGGCCCTTGCGCAGGGCAATCCGTTCCAGCCGCTGGTCTATGTGAACGATTCGGCCGTCACCCGCTACGAGCTCGACCAGCGCGTGCGCTTCATGCAGCTGCTGCGGGCCCCCGAATCCGATCCGGCCTCGGCCGAAAAGGCGCTGATCGACGACCGACTGCGGCTGTCCGCGGCCAGGCAGATGGGCATCACCCCCAGCGACGAGCAGATCGACGCCGGCCTGGCGGAATTCGCCGGCCGCGCCAATCTGGGCGTCGAGGAATTCACTGGCCAACTGGCCCGCGCCGGCGTCGAGCGCCAAGCCTTCCGCGACTTCATCTCGGCCGGCGTGGTCTGGCGCGAGGTGGTGCGCCAGCGCGTGGTGCCGCAGGTCCGGGTCACCGATGCCGAGATCGAGCAGGAACTGCAGAAGATCATCGAGACGCCGCGCACCACCCATGTCGCGCTGTCCGAACTGATCATCCCCGCCCCGCCGGGCGAGGAGGCGCGGGCGATGCAGATCGCGGAATCGCTGGTGCAGAACGTGCGCTCCGAGGGCGATTTCGCCGCCGCGGCCCGGCGCTATTCGGCGACGCCCTCGGCAGAAAGCGGCGGCCGCCTGCCCTGGACGCCGCTGGCCAATCTGCCGCCGGCACTGCAGCCCATCATTCTGTCGATGAAACCGGGCCAGATCAGCCAGCCGCTGACCGTTCAGGGCGCGGTGGTGCTGTTCTTCCTGCGCGACACCCGCGGCACGCTGCGCCCCGGCGCCCGCGAGCAGGTGCTGGATTTCGTCCGCTTCCGCCTGTCGAGCGCCGAGGAGGCGAACCGCATCGCCGCCGTCTCGGACAGCTGCGCCGATCTGTTCGTCCATGCCCGCGGCCTGCCGGCCGAGCAGATCCAGCGCCAGACCCTGCCGCAGGGCCAGATCCCGACCGGCGAGGCGCTGCGCCTGGCGGTGCTGGACGACAACGAATCGACGGTGATCAGCTATGGCGGCGCGGTAACGCTGCTGATGCTGTGCAAGCGCGAACCGGCGCTGCTGGCCGCCGAAACCTCGCCGGCCGCCGTCCCGGTCACGGCCGGAGGGGCAGAGGGCGCCGAGGACGGACAGGCCGCGGCCCCCGATCCCGATGCGCTGCCCGGCCGCGACGAGGTGCGCAACATGATCTTCAACCGCAAGGTCGGACAGGCGGCCGAGAGCTATCTGGCCGAGCTGCGCTCGAATGCCATCATCCGCCGGCCGTGA
- the rplI gene encoding 50S ribosomal protein L9 — protein sequence MQVILLERVAKLGQMGEVVKVKEGFARNYLLPQGKALRASEANIKAFDERKAELAARNDESRSEAEKLAAKLDGQTFVIIRSASDAGALYGSVTPRDAADVANAEGFAIERRQVVLTGPIKDLGLHEVRVHLHPEVDVTIKLNIARSAEEAELQASGKSIQELAAEADAAADFEIAELFDEIGSAGRDEDEAAN from the coding sequence ATGCAAGTCATCCTGCTGGAACGTGTGGCCAAGCTGGGCCAGATGGGCGAAGTCGTGAAGGTCAAAGAGGGCTTCGCGCGCAACTATCTGCTGCCGCAGGGCAAGGCGCTGCGCGCCTCGGAAGCCAACATCAAGGCCTTTGATGAGCGCAAGGCGGAACTCGCCGCCCGCAACGACGAAAGCCGCAGCGAGGCCGAGAAGCTGGCCGCGAAGCTGGACGGCCAGACCTTCGTCATCATCCGCTCGGCCTCGGATGCCGGCGCGCTCTACGGCTCGGTCACCCCGCGTGACGCCGCCGATGTCGCCAATGCCGAGGGCTTCGCCATCGAGCGCCGCCAGGTCGTGCTGACCGGTCCGATCAAGGATCTGGGTCTGCACGAGGTCCGCGTGCACCTGCACCCGGAAGTCGACGTGACCATCAAGCTGAACATCGCCCGTTCGGCCGAGGAAGCCGAGCTGCAAGCCTCGGGCAAGTCGATCCAGGAACTGGCCGCCGAAGCCGATGCCGCCGCCGATTTCGAGATCGCCGAGCTGTTCGACGAAATCGGCTCGGCCGGTCGCGACGAGGATGAAGCCGCGAACTGA
- the rpsR gene encoding 30S ribosomal protein S18 gives MANKPFFRRRKVCPFSGDNAPAIDYKDTRLLQRYISERGKIVPSRITAVSAKKQRELARAIKRARFLALLPYAVK, from the coding sequence ATGGCCAACAAACCCTTCTTCCGCCGCCGGAAAGTCTGCCCCTTCTCGGGCGACAACGCCCCCGCCATCGACTACAAGGACACCCGTCTGCTGCAGCGCTACATCAGCGAACGCGGCAAGATCGTGCCCTCGCGCATCACCGCCGTCTCGGCCAAGAAGCAGCGTGAACTGGCGCGCGCCATCAAGCGCGCCCGCTTCCTCGCCCTGCTTCCCTATGCCGTGAAGTAA
- the rpsF gene encoding 30S ribosomal protein S6, translating into MPLYEHVLIARQDLSNTQAEGLIEHFSTVLADNGGKVVDNEYWGVRTLAYKINKNRKGHYAFLRSDAPSAAVQEMERLARLHDDVMRVLTVRVDEHKDGPSIQMQKRDERERGDRGDRGERRDRDGDRGERRERRDRDDRN; encoded by the coding sequence ATGCCGCTTTACGAGCATGTGCTGATCGCCCGCCAGGACCTGTCGAACACGCAGGCCGAGGGGCTGATCGAACACTTCTCCACCGTTCTCGCCGACAATGGCGGCAAGGTGGTCGACAACGAATATTGGGGTGTGCGCACCCTCGCCTACAAGATCAACAAGAACCGCAAGGGCCATTACGCCTTCCTGCGTTCGGACGCGCCCTCGGCCGCCGTGCAGGAGATGGAGCGCCTGGCCCGCCTGCATGACGACGTCATGCGCGTGCTGACGGTCCGCGTCGACGAGCACAAGGACGGCCCCTCGATCCAGATGCAGAAGCGCGACGAGCGCGAGCGCGGCGATCGTGGTGACCGTGGCGAGCGCCGCGACCGTGACGGCGACCGCGGCGAACGCCGCGAGCGTCGCGACCGCGACGACCGGAACTAA
- a CDS encoding DUF4167 domain-containing protein, translating to MRSSKSRSRNKSNRQRSLGNIVNRVFDSSGPEGKVRGTPQQIIEKYLTLARDAQLSNDRVAEQSFLQHAEHYTRLLGEAQREQAERQNQQHQSRDDDFQDGNGQTENGHGQNGQRYEHRQDRPDRQERHERRDERRDDRREDRREERQTSRPAGPAESGLPPVIASDEEAAGPVETPEAAAAVEAPQTAEPAAAETPAEPAAPARKPAAEKRAAEKPAAAAEEPAAETGEAAPAPRRRTRAAAAGASTTPRAPRSRKKPAEKASGE from the coding sequence ATGAGATCATCCAAATCCCGTTCGCGTAACAAGTCGAACCGACAGCGTTCGCTGGGCAATATCGTCAACCGCGTCTTCGATTCCTCGGGCCCCGAGGGCAAGGTGCGCGGCACGCCCCAGCAGATCATCGAGAAATACCTGACGCTCGCCCGCGACGCCCAGCTTTCCAATGACCGGGTCGCCGAGCAGAGCTTCCTTCAGCATGCCGAGCATTACACCCGCCTGCTGGGCGAGGCGCAGCGCGAACAGGCGGAGCGCCAGAACCAGCAGCACCAGAGCCGCGACGACGATTTCCAGGACGGCAACGGCCAGACCGAGAACGGCCACGGCCAGAACGGCCAGCGCTATGAGCACCGCCAGGACCGGCCGGACCGCCAGGAGCGGCACGAACGCCGCGATGAGCGCCGCGACGACCGGCGGGAGGACCGCCGCGAAGAGCGTCAGACGTCCCGCCCCGCCGGCCCGGCGGAATCGGGCCTGCCGCCGGTGATCGCCTCGGACGAGGAAGCTGCCGGTCCGGTCGAGACCCCCGAGGCCGCTGCGGCCGTCGAGGCGCCCCAGACCGCCGAACCCGCTGCGGCGGAAACGCCGGCCGAACCGGCCGCCCCGGCCCGGAAACCGGCGGCCGAGAAGCGCGCCGCTGAAAAGCCTGCCGCCGCTGCTGAGGAACCCGCGGCCGAGACCGGCGAGGCCGCGCCCGCGCCGCGTCGGCGCACCCGCGCCGCGGCCGCCGGCGCCAGCACGACGCCGCGCGCGCCGCGCAGCCGCAAGAAGCCGGCCGAAAAGGCATCCGGCGAATAA
- the rsmA gene encoding 16S rRNA (adenine(1518)-N(6)/adenine(1519)-N(6))-dimethyltransferase RsmA, protein MSAIDGLPPLREVIARHELRAKKQLGQNFLLDLNLTAKIARAAGDLSGCDVIEVGPGPGGLTRGLLAEGARHVLAIEKDERALPALAEIAAAYPGRLEVVHGDALEVDPLAHLTPPIRIVANLPYNVGTELLIRWLTPAAWPPFWQSLTLMFQKEVAERIVARPGGKAYGRLAVLAQWRSEARIVMTLPPEAFVPAPKVHSAVVQLTALPEPRFPADPAVLNRVVAAGFNQRRKMLRASLKGLHPAIEDLLVAAGIAPTARAEEIGLEQFCALARGLAAAPR, encoded by the coding sequence ATGAGCGCGATCGACGGGCTGCCGCCGCTGCGCGAGGTGATCGCGCGGCACGAGTTGCGGGCGAAGAAACAACTGGGGCAGAACTTCCTGCTGGACCTGAACCTGACCGCCAAGATCGCGCGCGCGGCCGGCGATCTGTCGGGCTGCGACGTGATCGAGGTCGGGCCGGGGCCGGGCGGGCTGACCCGCGGGCTGCTGGCCGAGGGTGCGCGGCATGTGCTGGCCATCGAAAAGGACGAGCGCGCCCTGCCCGCCCTGGCCGAGATCGCCGCCGCCTATCCGGGCCGGCTGGAGGTCGTCCACGGCGATGCGCTGGAGGTCGATCCGCTGGCGCATCTGACGCCGCCGATCCGCATCGTGGCGAATCTGCCCTACAATGTCGGCACCGAGCTGCTGATCCGCTGGCTGACGCCGGCGGCCTGGCCGCCCTTCTGGCAGTCGCTGACGCTGATGTTCCAGAAGGAGGTGGCCGAGCGCATCGTGGCCCGGCCGGGCGGCAAGGCCTATGGCCGGCTGGCGGTGCTGGCGCAATGGCGCAGCGAGGCGCGGATCGTCATGACTCTGCCGCCCGAGGCCTTCGTGCCGGCGCCCAAGGTGCATTCGGCGGTGGTGCAACTGACCGCCTTGCCCGAGCCGCGGTTTCCGGCCGATCCGGCGGTGCTGAACCGGGTGGTGGCGGCAGGTTTCAACCAGCGCCGCAAGATGCTGCGCGCCTCGCTGAAGGGGCTGCATCCGGCGATCGAGGATCTGCTGGTCGCCGCCGGCATTGCCCCGACCGCCCGGGCCGAAGAGATCGGCCTGGAACAGTTCTGCGCGCTGGCGCGGGGACTGGCCGCCGCGCCGCGCTGA
- a CDS encoding YceI family protein gives MKAVFTSFAAVAVLGAGAAMAAPVQYDFDPAHSQVVFDYDHMGFSTSTGIINGVTGKLMLDAENPANSSVEATIPLSGLRTPSPELDKHLFGADFFNTDAAGAVATFKSTKVELDGDKEAKVTGDLTLNGVTKPVVLDVDLNQVAAHPMVGKEAAGFDAEAEIKRTEFNLGKFAPAVEDEVEIKITVEAVKAE, from the coding sequence ATGAAAGCCGTCTTCACCTCTTTCGCCGCGGTTGCCGTCCTTGGCGCCGGGGCCGCCATGGCCGCGCCGGTGCAGTATGATTTCGACCCGGCGCATAGCCAGGTGGTGTTTGACTACGATCACATGGGGTTCTCGACCAGCACCGGCATCATCAACGGCGTGACCGGCAAGCTGATGCTGGATGCCGAGAACCCGGCCAATTCCAGCGTCGAGGCGACCATCCCGCTTTCCGGCCTGCGCACCCCCTCGCCTGAGCTGGACAAGCACCTGTTCGGGGCGGATTTCTTCAACACCGATGCGGCCGGCGCGGTGGCGACCTTCAAATCCACCAAGGTCGAGCTTGATGGCGACAAGGAGGCCAAGGTCACCGGCGATCTGACGCTGAACGGCGTGACCAAGCCGGTGGTGCTGGATGTGGACCTGAATCAGGTCGCCGCCCATCCGATGGTCGGCAAGGAGGCCGCCGGTTTCGACGCCGAGGCCGAGATCAAGCGCACCGAGTTCAACCTGGGCAAGTTCGCCCCGGCGGTCGAGGACGAGGTGGAGATCAAGATCACCGTCGAGGCCGTGAAGGCCGAATGA
- the prmC gene encoding peptide chain release factor N(5)-glutamine methyltransferase: protein MAAAPSGAEALRRGAALLVDAGVPGAAEDARLLLAHALDLPRHHLAAALAAPLPAEALRRFDAALAARAARQPVSQILGRRAFWKHEFRVTRDTLDPRPETEALVEAALAEPFASVLDLGTGTGAILISLLAERPGVRGVATDISAAALQVARDNAGRIGVAADFIESDWFARVEGEYDLIVSNPPYIALAEMDHLSPEVREWEPRGALTDEADGLSAYRAIAAGAPLYLRPGGRLLVEIGPTQGRQVAALMQAAGLVQPRILSDLDGRDRVVAARKPT, encoded by the coding sequence ATGGCCGCCGCGCCTTCCGGTGCCGAGGCCCTGCGCCGGGGCGCCGCGCTGCTGGTTGATGCCGGGGTGCCCGGCGCCGCCGAGGATGCGCGGCTGCTGCTGGCCCATGCTCTGGACCTGCCGCGCCACCACCTGGCCGCCGCGCTGGCCGCACCCTTGCCGGCCGAGGCGCTGCGCCGTTTCGACGCAGCCCTTGCGGCCCGCGCCGCGCGTCAGCCAGTCAGCCAGATCCTGGGGCGCCGCGCCTTCTGGAAGCATGAATTCCGCGTGACCCGCGACACGCTCGACCCGCGCCCCGAGACGGAAGCCCTGGTCGAGGCGGCGCTGGCCGAGCCCTTCGCCTCGGTGCTGGATCTGGGAACCGGCACGGGCGCCATCCTGATCTCGCTTCTGGCCGAACGGCCGGGCGTGCGCGGCGTGGCGACCGACATCTCGGCCGCGGCGCTGCAGGTGGCGCGGGACAATGCCGGGAGGATAGGGGTTGCCGCGGATTTCATCGAATCCGACTGGTTCGCGCGGGTGGAGGGGGAATATGATCTGATCGTCTCGAACCCGCCCTATATCGCGCTGGCCGAGATGGATCACCTGTCGCCCGAGGTTCGCGAATGGGAACCGCGCGGCGCTCTGACCGACGAGGCGGACGGGCTTTCCGCCTATCGGGCCATTGCCGCCGGCGCGCCCTTGTATCTGCGGCCCGGCGGCCGGCTGCTGGTCGAGATCGGCCCGACGCAGGGCCGGCAGGTGGCGGCGCTGATGCAGGCCGCGGGACTGGTGCAGCCGCGAATCCTGTCCGATCTGGACGGGCGCGACCGGGTGGTCGCCGCCCGCAAGCCCACCTGA
- the gltX gene encoding glutamate--tRNA ligase → MTTTRFAPSPTGHIHVGNLRTALMNYLIARKAGGTFILRLDDTDRERSKQEYADGIQRDLEWLGLTWDRIERQSDRLDRYAEAAQGLREAGRLYEVFETPTELDLKRKKQLNMGKPPVYDRAGLKLSAEDKDRLRAEGRDGYWRFLLDQERIEWTDGILGDISIDAASVSDPVLIRADGQVLYTFASSVDDADMAVTHIVRGADHVTNTATQIQIIRALGSEPPAFAHHSLLTGAQGEELSKRLGVLAIKDLRENGVAPEALLSLMARLGSSQPVELRMSLDELAEGFELSQFGASPTKFDAEDLWPLTREANQARPFAEVKDRIAALGVPDALAERFWRVASQNITKLDDLAGWWEIFSEGAEPQVDAEDADFIAEAMKLLPPPPYTETSWGEFTNAVKAATGRKGKGLFMPLRKALTGQPHGPDMSEVMPLLQVVRART, encoded by the coding sequence ATGACCACCACCCGTTTCGCCCCATCGCCCACCGGCCATATCCATGTCGGCAACCTGCGCACGGCGCTGATGAACTATCTGATCGCGCGCAAGGCGGGCGGCACCTTCATCCTGCGCCTGGACGATACCGACCGCGAGCGGTCGAAGCAGGAATATGCCGACGGCATCCAGCGCGACCTGGAATGGCTGGGCCTGACCTGGGACCGGATCGAGCGCCAGTCGGACCGCCTGGACCGCTATGCCGAGGCGGCGCAGGGCCTGCGCGAGGCCGGGCGGCTCTACGAGGTGTTCGAAACCCCGACCGAGCTGGACCTGAAGCGCAAGAAGCAGCTCAACATGGGCAAGCCGCCGGTCTATGACCGCGCCGGGCTGAAGCTCTCGGCCGAGGACAAGGACAGGCTGCGCGCCGAGGGCCGCGACGGCTACTGGCGCTTCCTGCTGGATCAGGAGCGGATCGAGTGGACCGACGGCATCCTGGGCGACATTTCCATCGACGCGGCCAGCGTTTCCGACCCGGTGCTGATCCGCGCCGACGGGCAGGTGCTTTACACCTTCGCGAGCTCCGTCGATGACGCCGACATGGCGGTCACGCATATCGTGCGCGGCGCCGACCATGTGACCAATACCGCGACCCAGATCCAGATCATCCGCGCGCTGGGGTCCGAGCCGCCGGCCTTTGCCCATCACAGCCTGCTGACCGGGGCCCAGGGCGAGGAGCTGTCCAAGCGCCTGGGCGTGCTGGCGATCAAGGATCTGCGCGAAAACGGCGTGGCGCCCGAGGCGCTTCTGTCGCTGATGGCGCGGCTGGGCTCCTCGCAGCCGGTTGAGTTGAGGATGTCGCTGGACGAGCTGGCCGAGGGGTTCGAGCTGTCGCAATTCGGCGCCTCGCCGACCAAGTTCGACGCCGAGGATCTGTGGCCGCTGACGCGCGAGGCGAACCAGGCGCGCCCCTTTGCCGAGGTCAAGGACCGCATTGCCGCGCTTGGCGTGCCCGATGCGCTGGCCGAGCGGTTCTGGCGCGTCGCCTCGCAGAACATCACCAAGCTGGACGATCTGGCCGGCTGGTGGGAGATCTTCTCGGAAGGCGCCGAGCCGCAGGTCGATGCCGAGGACGCCGATTTCATCGCCGAGGCGATGAAGCTGCTGCCGCCGCCGCCCTATACCGAAACAAGCTGGGGCGAGTTCACCAATGCGGTGAAGGCGGCGACCGGCCGCAAGGGCAAGGGCCTGTTCATGCCGCTGCGCAAGGCCCTGACCGGCCAGCCGCATGGGCCGGACATGTCCGAGGTGATGCCGCTGCTGCAGGTGGTGCGCGCCCGGACCTGA
- the tig gene encoding trigger factor yields the protein MQVKETQNEGLKRGYEFTLPAADLATQVDAKLKEAQPEVEMKGFRKGKVPMALLKKQFGQRVIGDAMQEAIDQALRAHLEKSGDRPAVQPKIEMVNGETWKEGDDVVVTVAYEALPEIPEADLSGIELERLVVSASDEQVNEALENLAKNAQSFDDRKKGSKAKDGDQVVIDFKGMVDGEAFEGGTAEDYPLVLGSGSFIPGFEEQLVGAKAGDEVKVEVKFPEEYGAPHLAGKDAVFETTVKAVKAPKPAELDDELAKKFGAESLDALKGQIRERLEAEFKGASRQVLKRALLDKLDALVKFDLPESLVEAEAHQIAHQLWHEEHPEEHGHNHGEIEPTEEHKSLAERRVRLGLLLAEIGQKAEITVSDQEMTQAVLRQARQFPGQERAFFEFIQQNPQAQQQLRAPIFEDKVVDHIVEGAKVADKDVTKEELEKAIEALDQA from the coding sequence ATGCAGGTCAAGGAAACCCAGAACGAAGGGCTGAAGCGGGGCTATGAGTTCACCCTGCCGGCGGCCGATCTGGCGACGCAGGTGGATGCGAAGCTGAAAGAGGCGCAGCCCGAGGTCGAGATGAAGGGCTTCCGCAAGGGCAAGGTGCCGATGGCGCTGCTGAAGAAGCAGTTCGGCCAGCGCGTCATTGGCGACGCCATGCAGGAAGCCATCGACCAGGCGCTGCGCGCCCATCTGGAGAAATCCGGCGACCGTCCTGCCGTCCAGCCGAAGATCGAGATGGTCAATGGCGAAACCTGGAAAGAGGGCGACGATGTCGTCGTCACCGTCGCCTACGAGGCCCTGCCCGAGATCCCGGAAGCCGACCTGTCGGGCATCGAGCTTGAGCGGCTGGTCGTCTCGGCCAGCGACGAGCAGGTGAACGAGGCGCTGGAGAACCTGGCCAAGAACGCCCAGTCCTTTGATGACCGCAAGAAGGGCAGCAAGGCCAAGGACGGCGACCAGGTCGTGATCGACTTCAAGGGCATGGTCGATGGCGAGGCCTTCGAGGGCGGCACCGCCGAGGACTATCCGCTGGTGCTGGGCTCGGGCAGCTTCATCCCCGGCTTCGAGGAGCAGCTGGTCGGCGCGAAAGCCGGCGACGAGGTCAAGGTCGAGGTCAAGTTCCCCGAGGAATACGGCGCCCCGCATCTGGCCGGCAAGGATGCCGTCTTCGAGACCACGGTGAAGGCGGTCAAGGCCCCCAAACCGGCCGAGCTGGACGACGAGCTGGCGAAGAAATTCGGCGCCGAAAGCCTGGACGCCCTAAAGGGCCAGATCCGCGAGCGGCTGGAGGCCGAGTTCAAGGGCGCGTCGCGCCAGGTGCTGAAGCGCGCGCTGCTGGACAAGCTGGACGCGCTGGTCAAGTTCGACCTGCCCGAATCGCTGGTCGAGGCCGAGGCGCATCAGATCGCGCACCAGCTCTGGCACGAGGAGCACCCGGAGGAGCACGGCCATAACCATGGCGAGATCGAGCCCACCGAGGAGCACAAGTCGCTGGCCGAGCGCCGGGTCCGCCTGGGCCTGCTGCTGGCCGAGATCGGCCAGAAGGCCGAGATCACCGTGTCGGATCAGGAGATGACCCAGGCCGTGCTGCGCCAGGCCCGCCAGTTCCCGGGCCAGGAACGCGCCTTCTTCGAGTTCATCCAGCAGAATCCGCAGGCCCAGCAGCAGCTGCGCGCGCCGATCTTCGAAGACAAGGTCGTCGACCATATCGTCGAAGGCGCCAAGGTCGCGGACAAGGACGTGACCAAGGAAGAGCTGGAAAAGGCCATCGAGGCGCTGGACCAGGCCTGA
- the prfA gene encoding peptide chain release factor 1 has protein sequence MLPQDRLSQIVERFEYLEALLNAGPAPDEIAGISREYAELKPVVAQIAEWRAALGGIAEAQAMLADPEMRELATDELGRLRDLLPGLEHALRIALLPRDAADARPAILEIRPGTGGEEAALFAGDLLAMYRRFAESQGWQFQLLELAESDLGGVREAVARIAGEGVFAKLKYESGVHRVQRVPETESGGRIHTSAATVAVLPEAEAVDIDIPAGDIRIDTMRASGAGGQHVNTTDSAVRITHLPTGIVVTSSEKSQHQNRANAMAVLRARLYDMERSRADAERAADRKSQVGSGDRSERIRTYNFPQGRMTDHRIGLTLYSLDRIMQGEIGEIVDALTAHDQAARLAAQGS, from the coding sequence ATGCTGCCGCAGGACCGCCTTTCCCAGATCGTCGAGCGTTTCGAATATCTCGAGGCGCTGCTCAATGCCGGCCCGGCGCCCGACGAGATCGCCGGCATCAGCCGCGAATATGCCGAGCTGAAGCCGGTGGTGGCGCAGATCGCCGAATGGCGCGCGGCTCTGGGCGGCATTGCCGAGGCCCAGGCCATGCTGGCCGATCCCGAGATGCGCGAGCTGGCCACCGACGAACTGGGCCGGCTGCGCGACCTGCTGCCCGGGCTGGAGCATGCGCTGCGCATCGCGCTTCTGCCGCGCGACGCCGCCGATGCCCGGCCGGCGATCCTGGAGATTCGTCCCGGCACCGGCGGCGAGGAGGCGGCGCTTTTCGCCGGCGACCTGCTGGCGATGTATCGCCGCTTCGCCGAATCGCAGGGCTGGCAGTTCCAACTACTCGAACTGGCCGAATCTGACCTGGGCGGCGTGCGCGAGGCGGTGGCGCGGATCGCGGGCGAGGGGGTCTTCGCCAAGCTGAAATACGAATCCGGCGTGCATCGCGTCCAGCGCGTGCCGGAAACGGAATCGGGCGGCCGCATCCACACCAGCGCCGCGACCGTCGCCGTGCTGCCCGAGGCCGAGGCGGTCGATATCGACATTCCTGCCGGCGACATCCGCATCGACACCATGCGCGCCAGTGGCGCCGGTGGCCAGCACGTCAACACCACCGATTCGGCGGTGCGCATCACCCACCTGCCGACCGGCATCGTGGTGACCAGCAGCGAAAAATCCCAGCACCAGAACCGCGCCAATGCCATGGCGGTGCTGCGGGCGCGGCTTTACGACATGGAGCGGTCGCGCGCCGATGCCGAACGTGCCGCCGACCGCAAGTCGCAGGTCGGCTCGGGCGACCGCTCCGAACGCATCCGCACCTATAATTTCCCGCAGGGCCGGATGACCGATCACCGCATCGGGCTGACGCTTTATTCGCTGGACCGGATCATGCAGGGCGAGATCGGCGAGATCGTCGATGCGCTGACCGCCCATGACCAGGCGGCGCGGCTGGCCGCGCAGGGAAGCTGA
- the pdxA gene encoding 4-hydroxythreonine-4-phosphate dehydrogenase PdxA: MTEARPIILTCGEPAGVGPELAPKALASGVPFVFLGDPRHLPEGTAWTEVDALAQPVAPGLLPVLRHDFPAPAVPGRPDPANARGVIEVIARAVGLALSGAAGGICTLPISKAALKRGAGFAFPGHTEYLAHLAGDVPVAMMLASTTVEPPCRVVPVTIHIALHEVPKALTPALLEQAIRITDAAMRRDFGIAAPRLAIAGLNPHAGENGVIGDEETRWITPLIARLRGAGFDLAGPLPADTMFHPAARTRYDAALCAYHDQALIPIKTLDFSGGVNVTLGLPFVRTSPDHGTAFDIAGRGIADAQSGIAALRMAHDMAGRR, translated from the coding sequence ATGACGGAAGCGCGGCCGATCATCCTGACCTGCGGCGAGCCTGCCGGCGTCGGCCCGGAACTGGCGCCCAAGGCGCTGGCCTCGGGCGTGCCCTTCGTCTTTCTGGGCGATCCGCGGCATCTGCCCGAAGGAACCGCCTGGACCGAGGTGGATGCGCTGGCGCAACCGGTGGCTCCGGGCCTGCTGCCGGTTCTGCGCCATGATTTTCCGGCGCCGGCGGTGCCCGGACGGCCGGATCCCGCCAATGCGCGGGGGGTGATCGAGGTGATCGCCCGCGCCGTCGGTCTGGCCCTGTCCGGCGCGGCCGGCGGCATCTGCACCCTGCCGATCAGCAAGGCGGCGCTGAAGCGCGGCGCCGGCTTCGCCTTTCCCGGCCATACCGAATATCTGGCGCATCTGGCGGGCGATGTGCCGGTGGCGATGATGCTGGCCTCGACCACGGTGGAGCCGCCCTGCCGCGTCGTGCCGGTGACGATCCACATCGCGCTGCACGAGGTGCCGAAGGCGCTGACCCCGGCACTGCTGGAGCAGGCGATCCGCATCACCGACGCCGCCATGCGCCGCGATTTCGGCATCGCCGCTCCGCGGCTGGCCATTGCCGGGCTGAACCCCCATGCCGGCGAGAACGGCGTCATCGGCGACGAGGAAACCCGCTGGATCACGCCGCTGATCGCCCGGTTGCGCGGCGCGGGTTTCGACCTGGCCGGCCCGCTGCCCGCCGACACCATGTTCCACCCGGCGGCCCGCACCCGCTATGACGCGGCGCTTTGCGCCTATCACGACCAGGCGCTGATCCCGATCAAGACCCTGGATTTCTCCGGCGGCGTGAACGTGACGCTGGGCCTGCCCTTCGTGCGCACCTCGCCCGACCACGGCACCGCCTTCGACATCGCCGGCCGGGGCATCGCCGACGCGCAAAGCGGCATCGCGGCGCTGCGCATGGCCCATGACATGGCGGGCCGGCGATGA